In one window of Stigmatopora argus isolate UIUO_Sarg chromosome 19, RoL_Sarg_1.0, whole genome shotgun sequence DNA:
- the LOC144064500 gene encoding galectin-8-like has translation MSARHSRQVFVKPVVPFAWTIRGGLVPGETVLVEGRVPPDADRFQVDLTCGSGVSPRADVLFHFNPRLKKGHVVCNTLQDGRWGPEEILRGVPFAAGAAFELMVLVLRDGFKVAVNGAHLLDYKHRLALERADTLAVSGKVHVAAVAVLSPATGVTTPVRTGERGADEEGEKAEARLRTVASGDGGFLGELVGGLRERVSVVIRGRALREAESFAVDLLVGENGDTALRFNPRFGSQTLALNSFLSGSWGDEERRVDDYPFGPGLYFEVIFRCEADRFRVAVNGVHRLDYKYRVPDLRRITRLRVTGDLSLTDVCLM, from the exons ATGTCCGCTCGTCACAGCAGACAAGTTTTCGTCAAACCG GTCGTTCCCTTCGCGTGGACCATCCGAGGTGGACTCGTGCCCGGCGAGACCGTCCTGGTGGAAGGACGGGTGCCCCCCGACGCCGACAG GTTTCAGGTGGACCTGACGTGCGGCAGCGGCGTGTCGCCTCGCGCCGACGTGCTTTTCCACTTCAACCCGCGCTTGAAGAAAGGCCACGTGGTGTGCAACACGCTGCAAGACGGCCGCTGGGGTCCGGAGGAGATCCTCCGCGGCGTGCCCTTCGCCGCCGGCGCCGCCTTTGAGCTGATGGTGCTCGTCCTCCGCGACGGCTTCAAG GTGGCGGTTAACGGCGCTCACTTGTTGGACTACAAACATCGGCTGGCGCTGGAGCGCGCCGATACGCTGGCCGTCTCGGGAAAGGTCCACGTCGCCGCGGTGGCCGTCCTGTCGCCGGCCACCGGTGTCACCACTCCCGTGCGGACGGGCGAGCGGGGCGCGGATGAGGAGGGGGAGAAGGCGGAGGCGCGTCTCCGGACGGTGGCGTCGGGGGACGGG GGATTCCTCGGCGAGCTGGTCGGGGGCCTCCGCGAACGAGTCTCCGTGGTCATCAGAGGACGAGCTCTCCGGGAGGCGGAGAG TTTTGCCGTGGACCTGCTGGTGGGCGAGAACGGCGACACGGCGCTGCGCTTCAACCCCCGCTTCGGAAGCCAAACGCTGGCGCTCAACTCCTTCCTGTCCGGTTCCTGGGGCGACGAAGAGCGGCGGGTGGACGACTACCCCTTCGGGCCCGGCCTCTACTTTGAG GTGATCTTCCGGTGCGAAGCCGATCGCTTCCGCGTGGCCGTCAACGGCGTCCACCGGCTGGATTACAAATACCGAGTCCCGGACTTGCGACGCATCACCCGGCTGCGGGTGACGGGCGACCTGTCGCTGACGGACGTCTGTCTCATGTGA